In Papio anubis isolate 15944 chromosome 20, Panubis1.0, whole genome shotgun sequence, the genomic window TCACCCTGgcttacaggtggggaaactgaggccctgagctAGGATGGAACAGATGTGGCCACTGCTGTTGGTGTCTCGGCTTCTCTGTCCCCAGAAAGCACAGAGCAGCATGTCCTGGGGGCTTTGAGGCCTGCAGGGAACTCCAGGGGCTTCCTGTATGCCAGGTATACATCCCAGCCCTGCCACAGTGCCCAGGAGATTGGACCCTCAAGGAAGGCAAAGGGCACCTGCCTGGTCAGGGGCCTGAAGGCTTGGCAGGAGCTGCCCAACCCAGGTCCTCCAGGGGCCTTGCTGAACAGGAAGAGGGTGAGGCATGGGCAGAACAGTCACCACGGATGAGACCCAGCATCCCCATGGCCCAGCCCCATCCTCATGACAACTCCCAGCTCTGTGGGCAGCTGGTGCCACTGCAGGGCAGATGAAGCAAAAAAGCTCTGGTCCTCTGCTTCTTTGGAAATTGGTTCCCAGAATGAAGTGGGGGGAGAGAAGTGAGACCCCAGGGTGCTTGTGTACGCTGGGATCCTACAGACGGGCTCACCGCTCCACCCTTCTCCCCCCCGTTCAGTCCCAGAGCTCCCGCCCACCATGCCCACCAGTGCAGCCAGCTGGCTGAGGGCCCAGCCCCTCCGCTGGGGTCCCCGGAGGGCCTCTCCATAAGAAAGGACGCAGAGGCAGGGTAGAAATGACTGTGTATTCCCTGGTTACAAAGCGGGGCTGTGGCGGTCACCAGCGAACCCGGCGGTCAACAGACCAACAGGGCCTCGTCATCGCTGGCCTCCAGCATTGGGGAGCAAGGGGGCGGGGGGCTCCTGCAGACCCCCAGTGGCTCTGGCGAGTGGGGGCCCAGGGTGCTGCTGGCAGTGGAGGCCTGGGGGTGCGGGTCCTGGGCTGAGCAGGGCTCCCGAAGTGCATCCGCAGGAGCTGGACCGTCTGCCAGTGGCTCCCTGCAGACCTTTCTGTCCTTGTCCACAGGCCTGCACTGTGGGTCTCGCACGCCTGATGGCAAGGGTGGCCCTGAAGGTCCCACCTCCGGTGCATGGCTGGGGGCACTGGGGGGCCCATCTCTGGCCACCCTGGGGCTGCCTGTGTCCGTGAGCGGTGCTGGGGGGTCGGGGGCAGCCCCTGGAGCAGGCTGGAGGAACCCATCACCCAGCACGGTCTGTGAGGGGCGTGCTGCGGTCAGCAGTGGGATCTGGCCTCGGGGCACCCGCGGCCGGTGAAAGAGCCGGTTCCAGAGGCGGCCGAGGCGGCGGCGGGAGGGCCCCCTGCGGGAAGCGTGCCGACGCATCTGTCTCCGCATGGCTGTGCGAAGATTCTGCAGCACAGAGGCCtgtggggtggggcggggtggggcggggtggggcagggggatgCGGCTGAGGGGGCGGCCAGGCTGCTCAGGGGCAGGAGTCAGCACACCCCCAAGGGACCTGAGACCCAAGAGACCACCTTGTCCATCCTCCCACCTGGCCATGGGCCCCCAGGTCACCCTGCCCAGGCCTTGCCTCCCACTCCTGTGACCGCTGGACCAGCCTCCTCCGCACACTGTCCCATCTGGCCCCAGAGGGGCCCCGCGCCCTCCAGGGACTCACCTGGGAGGCACTGTAGACAGGAAAGTCCTCCACGGGTGGAATGAGGCCCTGCGCGATGAGCTGACCATAGGATGGAGGTGCCTCCCGCCGCACGAACTCAGCCTCCAGGCGCGTCATCTGGGTCTCGAAGGCCCTGGAAGCGGTGGGCAGAGGGCGACATGGCTGGGCTGCCCGGGACCTGCAGCAGCAACAGGATTCCGGGTCCACCCTCCACCCAGACATCCCAAAATGTAGGGACCCCAGTGTGCACAGGGCAGCCTCCACGTAGCTGGTCCAGGCCCCCATCTGCAAACCCACAGCCATGGGGACAGCAAGCCTGGGCGATGAAGAAGCCCGGTCCCCTGGCTGTGGGCACAGCGCCCACCTGTACTCCTGCGTGCGCAGTGAGTAGAGCTTGAAGGCGCAGCCCAGCGCGATGACCAGCAGCAGGCCGCACACCAGGCTGCCGATGAGCGCCGCAGTGATGACCTTGCGGGGCACGGCAGCCAGGCACCCGTGCTCATCGCTGCCGTCCTGGCAGTCTTCCTGGCCGTCACAGCGCCACGTCTCGAAGATGCACAGGTTGGTACCGCAGTGGAAGGTGCCGGGCTGGCAGGAGAAGCAGTTCTTCTCGTCCGCACCGTCGGGGCAGCTTTTCTGGTTGTTGCAACGGTCGGCAGGCGTGTAGCACAGACCACTGCCACCCTCGCAGGGGTACTGATCGGGCGGGCAGGCAGGGCAACCCTGCTCGTCTCGGCCGCTGGCGCAATGCCACCAGCCGTCGCAGCGCTGTGGTTCCGAGAAGCAGCCCTGGTCGCCCGCGCTGCCCCCATCACTGTCACTGCTGCTCCCGCACGGCTGCTCCCAGGGAAGGCAATAGCCCTTCACCTGATAGGTGGCGTTGAAGCCGTGGCCGGCGCTGCGGGCGCGCGCATGGTACGCCACGGTGAGGCGGCCCTGGGCGGCCTCCAGGCTCACGGGCCGGTGGTTGCTGCGGTAGGACAGCGTCTGCAGCAGGCGGTCCCCGCGCTCACCCAGGCCCTCGTATACCTGCACGTAGTCGTCATAGCCCAGCCGCAGTTCCAGCTGCAGCAGCACCCGCCGCGAATCCTGCGTGTCCACCAGCCATGTGCAGTGAAGGTCCGAGGGCCCACGGGCCGCGCCGAACAGGTCTGGGGAGGCAAAGGAGCCGTAGAAGCTGCCCAGCCGCCTGCCGCACGCCAAGTCGGGGCAGCCCGCCTCATCCGAGCCATCGCCGCAGTCCTGCAAGCCGTCACAGCGCCGCTCCACAGGCAGGCAGCGCGTGGAGCGCGCCCCGCTGCACGGAAAGGTCCCCCCGGGACACAGGCTGCCTGGAGGCTCCGAGGCGGGCGCCGAGCAGTTGCCCTCATCAGAGCCGTCTCCACACTCATCCACTGCGTTGCACTGCCACGGGCCGGGCAGGCACTTGCCATTGTCACAGCGGAACTCATCTGCCTGGCAGGACGCCTGGCCCAGCTTCCCTGTGGGGTGGAGAGGTAGCAGCGGACAGTCAGGAGACAGAAGAGCCTCCCTTTGGTCAGGGGGCCTGGGGCCAAAAGTGGGCAGGTGGTTCCCCATCACCGTGGAAGCAGAGACCCCTCCAACACCAGGGTGGGCTCAGTCCCTGACCTGAGTCTGGGGTTAGGGGTGAGTTCCCACAACTAGCCAAGACCGGGAAGTGGGGCCAGTGACCTTGAGAGGTCTGAGGCATCCACATGCCCAGTCCTGCCACTGTCCTGAGATTGACAGGGTGGTCAGGGGACATCCTGCAGGGAGCCGGAGCCCTGTGGAGGGTGCTGCCCCTGTGGGCCGGGAGCCTTTTGGCATGCACGGTGTGCTCTGTGGTGTCCTGCCTGCTCTGCGACCGCTATCACCTCGGATGTAAGACAGACGGAAGCCCTGGGCCTGGCCGGAGCTGGAGGCGTCTGAGTGGAAGAAAATCCAGACGTGGTCTCGGGCAGAGATGAAGGCAGGCGGGATGGCAGAGCCACAGAGGCGGAAGGCCTCCTGGCGGGGCGGGGCCGCTGGGCCCAGCAGGAGCCAGTCCAGGGAGCACTGGTGGGACTCCTCCACATCAAAGTTGCGGAAGCTGCGGGGAGGCGGAGAGGACCCAGACATGAGGCCGTAGGCAGGACCTCCATGGCCGAGGACTAGCAGAGAGTGGTCAGGCTGGAGCCACGGCCAGGACAGCCAGCCCCGTCCCAGCCGGCCGCCCCCACTCCTCGTGTTCCAGATTGCCTGGTTCCTCCACTCCCAGCCACTCTGTCCCCACACTGTCCCCATCCAGGTGTGCATGGGAGGCTCCATGAAGAATTGCGATGTCCATACAGGTCATTTCCAGCTCTGCTGCGGCTACCCTTCCCTCAATCAGTGCACATGACACCCCCCAGCCTGAAGCCAAAGTGCAGCAGGAAGTCAAGAGCCCCCCACCCCGACACCCTCCCCAAAAGGACAGAGGCCCAAGGGCCCAGACCCCTCCACCTCGGGACCACTAGGATGGGCCCAGCACAAAGTCCCAGGCATGGGCAGTGAGGGTGAGACTGTGCCCATGAGGCTGGCCGAGGCTGCAGCAGGTTGACAGCTTGTCATCTCCAGAGATACACTGGCCCTGAACCACCTGGcccttggggaaactgaggcacagagactaGGACAGACCCTGCCCATGCCCATCACATCCTCATGCATTGCAGCTATGGAGTAAGTCGGGGGTTGCACCTTTTGAGCTCTGGCATTTAGGAAAACTATGGCAGATGGAGCCTATAGTGACTCCCCAGCCAAATGTCCCCATGACCACTCCTGGCCAGGACCACCGCTCGCTGCCTGGCCCCCTTTCCCTCTGCATGTCCCTGCAGCTCGAGCACCCGGGCTTTGCCTGATTCACTCCCCTCCCCAAGGCCCCCTGTGGAAACCATGCTCTGGGCTCAGTGCCAGCCTGGGCCCAGCCACCCCTGCAGGACAGAGAGGACACCTCTGCCACCTCAGAGACATCAGAACATGCCCACCAGTCCCAGGCTGTGTTCCCAGTGGCATGTGTGCTGGCCCTGCCTTCCTGGCAGGGCTGAGTGACTGAGACCCCCCATACCCCATGAACGAGGCTCAAACCAGGAAAAGGTCCAGCTTGGGCACCTCGCCACAGAGGCCCGTGGAAATCCAGGGCACTAGACACATTTGTGTGCATGCATtcacatgtacacatgcatgcTTATGGCTCACGCATGGTTACACCCGTTATcttacatgcatgcacacatacatgctcTCTGCACCTGTGCAGGCATGGCTCGTGCGCATACATGTGCTCACACGTGCACTCTCTCACGTGTCCTTTATGTCTCCCCCGACATGGGCTTGTACACGTACACAAGCACACGTGTGTTCACGTACATGCACAGACacgcactcacacatgcacacacacctactTACATGTgctcacatgcatgcacatgccaCACACCTCAAATACCTACACATGCCTGTCTCACACAGGCACACatctgcatgcacacacacctacTCATAAAtgctcacacacatgcaaacacccACACACCTGTGCACATCTGCTCACACAGGAGCGctcacacacacctcacacatatgctcacacacatgcacatgatcCCACACCGGCTCACACACACGTACACCCTCAGGCGTGTGCCCTCCACACCtgctgtcacacacacacattctcactcACCCCACACATGTGGGCCCACATCGATTCCTTCCGACACCCCCGGGCGCCCCTACCTGATGGTAATCATGTCGCCACGGTCGCCCTGGATGTACCAGCTGCAGTTGGTGCCTGGCGGGTAGTTGAGGGGCCAGGCCGGGCTGTAGATGACCCCACGCCGCTCCGTGTGCTGCTCCAGCTTCCCGCTGCAGGCTGCTGTCAGGAGAGGAGGCCGAGAAAGGCCGGCTCATCTTTGGTTGGGAAGCGGGTTGCAGTGGGGTTAGGGGCTTCAGCCCAGCCCTCCCCCATGGTGGGATCTAGCCCAGCCAAGTGTGGCCATGGCCAAGGGCAAGGCCACGACTTGTCACTTCATGGAGGTGGTGTGTACGGGAGGCCAAGTAGGGCCCCCTAGACTTGGGGCAGCTATAGCCCCCAACCCTAGGTAGTGGGCTAGAGCGTAGGTCCTGTCCCCCGCACCTctggcagagctgggaggaaACCCACCAACAACCCCTCCTGGCAGCTGGCACCTGCAAGGTGTAGCCTCGTGGCCTCGGCTCAGTGGAGAATTCCACAGCCCTAGGCCTGCCCGGCAGGCATAGCCCATCCTGCGAGAGCCCTCTGCCTGCCCTTCCTGGGGCTTTGCTCACTCAAcatgtatttactgagcacctactatgtgccaagcatgcATGGTAGGCACGCTGAGTAAGGCGGGACTAAGGCCTGCTCTATGGAACTCacaggctgggggtgggagcagATGGACTTTACACAGATCCACTGGGTAGAATGAAGATCCTACAACAGGCCTGAAGAGAGGTGGCAAAGTCCAGCTGTGGCTGGAAACACCACCTGGGTCTGATCACACCCTGTGCAGAATTTGGGTTTTATCCTGAGTACAAGTGAGAAGCCACCAAAGGTAGATTTCGGAaccaggtgaggaaacaggctcacAGAGGGTCAGTGACTTGCCCGGGGCCACACAGCTAGGGAGGGCAGAGTCAGGAATCACTGTAGTCCTCTGGGGGCCTCAGCTTCTCACTACAGCACTGAGCCAACATGCATTCGTGGAGTGCCAACTGTATACCGCTCAGGTTGAGCAAAGAGCATCACGCCCGCTAGCTCAAAGGAGGAGccctccatgcccagccccacGGGCCTCGCTTTAATCCATCCATTCTCCATGCTGTCTGCTTCTAAACCATCCAGGGCAGCATGGTGAGCCTGCCCTGCCCCGCTGTGCCCTGGCCCTCCCAGGACCGGGCGGCTGGTCCCTGCAATTGACCGAACTCCTAACCCCACAGCCCCCTGACCCTTCCCCACGCTGGTCCATCTGATTCTCACAACAGCCTGAGATGAAGGTagggcccattttacagatggagaaactgaggctcggagaagCAAGGGATGACGCTTTTCCCGAGCCCAGTGACACTCTCTCTTCACTTTCCCATGGCTGGCCCCTGGCACCGTGACCTTGCAAGCCGAGTTCTCACTGGTTCTCAGCAAGACTCTCTGGGACCCAGCTGCAGGACAGGGAGGAGAGCCCCCTGGCTGCCTCCCATGCTCTTAGCACAAAACCACAATTCACTgcagcagccccagcccctccctgccccacactCTGCCTTATCCCTCCCATCACCCCTAGCCCCCCGGACCTCTCGGATCTCTCACATTGGAGGCGACCTTGCTCTGGAGACCCTGGTGGTCCCTAGTGGGTGCTATCCCCACCTTCTTATGCCTTTCACGGACTCCTCAGCTTCCACCCCCAGCTCCATGGTCCCTTCCCAGGGAAGCCCTCCAGGCTGGCTGCCTCCCGCAGAGCTCCAGccctccacccctccccccagCCTCGGCTACAGAGCATTTCCCTTTTGTTATTGGGACTGACCAGATGAACATCACACAGGCAGGCAGGGCCGTGCCGTGTTCCGGGAGTCTGCGCAGTGCCTGACGCACGGCAGGTGCTCCACAGATGTGCGTCCCTGAGTGGACGGGTCCATCTGAGGACCTGCTGGGCAGCTGCAGCCATGAGCTGAGAGCTGAAGCCCCTTCCCCCAGGGGCCTACTGGGACCATGAAGGCCCAGGTGATCCAGGACTGTGACTACTAGGGAGCTGGTAACCCCCATGAACAGCTCGTGAGAACAACAAGGATAAGAACAGAACTTTTGGTCCTAAAGCAAGGCCGGCCACCACCGCGTCACCATCAGACCCTTGACAGTCCTGGGTCAGTGAGGTGCAAGTCAGCGCCTCTCCACTTAGAACTCACACATGGCCCTGGGAGGCAGCCCCCACAACCAGCCTCCGATCCTGCCCCAGAAATAGGGCGCTGTACACCCTGCTCCCAGCCCGAGAGGGCAGGAGATAAACTATCAGAGAGGGGTCTCGGGGTGCAGCCACCCAAACATGTAAAgtggccccagccccagcctggttCCCTCTGCCGGGTGAGGCCACTGGCCATGAGGACCTCGCAGAGCCCTGAGGTGTGAACTGGGATTCCTTGGGAGGTGTAGGGTTAAGAAATccaaaagaggccgggtgcagtggctcatgcctgtcgtctcagcactttcggaggccaaggcggggagatcatttgaggtcaggagtttgagatcagcctgaccaacatgggaaaaccccgtctctactaaaagtacaaaaatcagccaggcgtggtagtgggcgtcTGTGAtccacagctactcgggaggctgaggcaggagaatcgcttgaacccaggaggtggagattgtggtgaaccatgatcatacataccactgcactccagcctgggtgacagagcaagactttttctcaaaaaaaaaaaaaaaaaaaaaaaaaaaaaagaagaaggaaatccgAAAGAAGAGATCTTTTCCTGCTGGAGGGGTCCGAAAAGGAGGTTCCACAAAAGGGAAGGCCCAGTGAGGCTGGGGTGGTAACGTCCCCCACATTGCATCTCTAAAGCACACGCTAAGCCAAAGTGTCAGCCTCTGAGTCAGCACGGCTGGGAACCTCCCACGTTCACCTTTTTGCCGAAGGGTAAAAACCTATGAGGTGCCCTGTCCTCCATAGGGGCAGGACAAGGCACTGTCCATTCCTACCCAGCCCTGGAGGCCTTCCCTAGGGGATAGACATAGACCTGTCCCTCTCCTCGGGGCCCTTGGGGGCCAGGTGTCTCACCCACACTTTCTAGGAAAAGCCAGGTATCACCTGCCAcctttctctcttcccactcACCTAGGCCAGAACCCTTCTCCCTCGCAGACCTATGTCTGGCCCCTTCATCAGGGGTTGGGAGGCCACCAGCCACATCAGGAGCAGAGGAAGGGACAACTGCCAGCTGCTCTGCCTCTCAGCAAAGCCCTGGCAATGGGTGCCTCCAAACAGCCTCACTCCTGGGGGCTCCCCGGAAATTTCCACATCAGAGCAACTTGGTTAAACTGTGTGCTCTTCTCCAAAGTGGGTTGGCAGAGACCACGGTGGGTGCAGCAGCAGCTCAGCCTCATGCAGAGGGGATGCGGGGCCAGAGGGAGGCTGGGCTCTGTGCAGGGAGCTGCGAGTTCTAGGcagggactctttttttttttttttttttttctgagacaggatctagctctgtctcccaggctgcagtgcagtggtgcgatcacagcttactgcagcctcaacttccaggctcaagtgatcctcccacctcagcctcccaaagtgctcacactacaggtgtgccccaccgtgcccagcctaggcaAGGACCCTGCTTGACCTGAGACAGATGTGCATGTGGTGGGGGACTGGGGTCAGGGGCTGCCAGTGAGGAGGGCGTCTCCAGGAATGCCCCATGGAGGTGAGGTTCATGATGGGCTGTGTAGCAGTGGGCAGGCAGTGAGGGCAGATGGGAGGACTGCATGATTTGCAGGAtaatggggaagagggaggggttTGGGGGTGTTGGGGGCAGTCGAGAGGTCTGTCTGAGCTTCAGCTGGAGGTGACCTGCCTTCTCTCAGGCAGAAGATGGCCTGGGCCCTGGGAGCCATGGTGGCCCACACAGGTAGGGAAGGAATGACCGGGCACTTTTAGGCCAGTGTCCTTTCCTGGTCCAAAGAGTCATCAAATATTCCTGAGAGGACACTGCAAGGCCTGAGGAAGTACAATTTGCAGATCCAATTTCCAAAGCTGATCAATACCCCCGCCAACCTGCCTGGTGTAACCCGACGACGGGGAGCTGGGAGTCCCACCCCAGACGTGCCAGGGAAGCTGCCAGCTGCCTGCAAATTGCATGAAGCCTGTGCCCAGGCTCTCCCCGCTGGGGCCACAGTAGCTTCAGGGCTGAGCCCAGAGGCCGGGGGGATGCAGGAGGTGCTCTGACCAGTCAGGGCCCCACATACCTACGCTTAGGATGTGGTTTGCTGGGGGGTAAAAAACCTGTGAGGTCCCCAGACAGCCCTGCCAGACCCTCTGGAGCACCTGAGCCTAGTGAGGGTGGagaaggggctgggggaagggttCCCAATCCAGGGTCCCACGCAGCAGGAATCCCAGGGAAAGCCGTGAAAATGCAGGGTCATGGAGCCGTGCTGGGAGTGGGGTACCTTGGGCCACCTGCAGCTGGTCAGTAACGCTGGAGGTGTCAGAAGTGGACTCTAGGACAGCGAGGATCCCAGACCACCACCCATGGCCTTCCGCACTGAGTGTGCAGCTCCCATCACAGAGGGCACCAGGGGCTGCAACGAGGACCCTGTTGGGACCTGAGGTCTTGACAGCTAAGGACCTGGACAGTGTCCTCTTCGCCCAAGCTCCATGAGTGGCCCTAGTCCTCAGGGAAGCACTTTTCTAAACGTGGGGTATATGTGTGTTTGGGGTGACACACCCACCAGCAGGAGGGTGCCCTGGGGCTCACATTCATAAGCTGTGACAGCCTCATTCCCCCTTCCCCTGACTCTCTACCATGGCCACAGACATCTGACCCAGGCCGGGCCAGTGAGCCTTTTCCTGGAAATTGGGATGGGAGACTGGGCCACCATCAGCTGTGGGGACCAGGACAGCAGACAGGGCTGGGGCTAGGTCAGCGCTGAGCGAGGCCTGGCCCTCGGCCAGCCCGAAGCAGCAGAGGAGGCTGGGCTCGCGAGAGCACAGCTCAGGgcacagagagagggaaagaggccTGAGCCTGCCAGAGGAGCCAGTGAGCACAGCTTCTGTGCACCCTGGGCCTTCCCCTCAACCACAGCCAGCAGCAGGGGTCCCGCTGCCTGACAGCTCCAGGTCCTTTCTCCAGCAAGCCGGGTCCTGCACAGAACTAGAAACCCAGGCCCCTCCTGCCCCACCGAGCCGAACAGCAGGCAACGAACAAGTCAGAGGCCCCCCTTGTTCTCCCCGGCTGCACCTTGACCTcaggttttgctttttgttttacagacagggtctcgctctgtcacccgggctggagtacagtggagccgTCATAGCCCACtacaatctcaaactcctgggctcaagcaatcatcctgcctcagtctcccgagtagctaagactacaggcacatgccaacgtgcccagctaattttcagatttttttggagagatggagtctcactatgttgctcaggctggtctcaaaccccaggGCTCAagcattctcttgccttagcctctcaaagtgctggggttacaggtgtgagccaccacacccaaccagacTTAACATTTTTATGGAAATACTCATGCTTACTTTAATACCTTTTTAGGGGTTGTTGGAAATGGCAGTATATAGGCGGAATTAGCAAGAGATGCAGAGGTCTATGGGGGCTTGTCAGTGATAGAACAGGCTCCCTCAGGCCCCCCTCAGACTCTCCAGGTGGCACTCAGGGCCCCGGGGGGCCTGGGCTTATCCACTTGCCAACCAGCAGCCCCTTACCTCCAGTAGTGAAGGATGGATGGGCTTGGCCGCCCCTCTAGCTCTTGATGGCCTTTGTTGTGCTTGGGGCTAGGCTGGAGCTTAAAGACAGCCAGCGGCTGGACAGACCCATGCCAACAGGTAGAGGCGGGGGCAGCGTGCTCACTGTGTCCTCCCGGATTCTGTATGTACTTTTGGCCAAAATGTTTACCTTTCTCTTGCAAGTCAGCTGCTGAAACTCACTTTTCATGTGCAGCTGATGCAAGGCCACGCCCTCTACCCACCTTCTTACCTAACCTCCCACACCAAGCCAGTATCTTCCCTGCCCTGAAGCACCCCCAGACCGGCTACCAGGCAACCAGTGGGCACCCCCATAGCCCAAGCCCAGCAGAATGACTCAATCCAGCCAATCCTAAACTGTTTACTCTgccctgccttttc contains:
- the LRP3 gene encoding low-density lipoprotein receptor-related protein 3 isoform X2, coding for MEKRAAAGLEGAPGARAQLAVVCLVNIFLTGRLSSAVPALACSGKLEQHTERRGVIYSPAWPLNYPPGTNCSWYIQGDRGDMITISFRNFDVEESHQCSLDWLLLGPAAPPRQEAFRLCGSAIPPAFISARDHVWIFFHSDASSSGQAQGFRLSYIRGKLGQASCQADEFRCDNGKCLPGPWQCNAVDECGDGSDEGNCSAPASEPPGSLCPGGTFPCSGARSTRCLPVERRCDGLQDCGDGSDEAGCPDLACGRRLGSFYGSFASPDLFGAARGPSDLHCTWLVDTQDSRRVLLQLELRLGYDDYVQVYEGLGERGDRLLQTLSYRSNHRPVSLEAAQGRLTVAYHARARSAGHGFNATYQVKGYCLPWEQPCGSSSDSDGGSAGDQGCFSEPQRCDGWWHCASGRDEQGCPACPPDQYPCEGGSGLCYTPADRCNNQKSCPDGADEKNCFSCQPGTFHCGTNLCIFETWRCDGQEDCQDGSDEHGCLAAVPRKVITAALIGSLVCGLLLVIALGCAFKLYSLRTQEYRSRAAQPCRPLPTASRAFETQMTRLEAEFVRREAPPSYGQLIAQGLIPPVEDFPVYSASQASVLQNLRTAMRRQMRRHASRRGPSRRRLGRLWNRLFHRPRVPRGQIPLLTAARPSQTVLGDGFLQPAPGAAPDPPAPLTDTGSPRVARDGPPSAPSHAPEVGPSGPPLPSGVRDPQCRPVDKDRKVCREPLADGPAPADALREPCSAQDPHPQASTASSTLGPHSPEPLGVCRSPPPPCSPMLEASDDEALLVC
- the LRP3 gene encoding low-density lipoprotein receptor-related protein 3 isoform X4; translated protein: MNIFLTGRLSSAVPALAACSGKLEQHTERRGVIYSPAWPLNYPPGTNCSWYIQGDRGDMITISFRNFDVEESHQCSLDWLLLGPAAPPRQEAFRLCGSAIPPAFISARDHVWIFFHSDASSSGQAQGFRLSYIRGKLGQASCQADEFRCDNGKCLPGPWQCNAVDECGDGSDEGNCSAPASEPPGSLCPGGTFPCSGARSTRCLPVERRCDGLQDCGDGSDEAGCPDLACGRRLGSFYGSFASPDLFGAARGPSDLHCTWLVDTQDSRRVLLQLELRLGYDDYVQVYEGLGERGDRLLQTLSYRSNHRPVSLEAAQGRLTVAYHARARSAGHGFNATYQVKGYCLPWEQPCGSSSDSDGGSAGDQGCFSEPQRCDGWWHCASGRDEQGCPACPPDQYPCEGGSGLCYTPADRCNNQKSCPDGADEKNCFSCQPGTFHCGTNLCIFETWRCDGQEDCQDGSDEHGCLAAVPRKVITAALIGSLVCGLLLVIALGCAFKLYSLRTQEYRSRAAQPCRPLPTASRAFETQMTRLEAEFVRREAPPSYGQLIAQGLIPPVEDFPVYSASQASVLQNLRTAMRRQMRRHASRRGPSRRRLGRLWNRLFHRPRVPRGQIPLLTAARPSQTVLGDGFLQPAPGAAPDPPAPLTDTGSPRVARDGPPSAPSHAPEVGPSGPPLPSGVRDPQCRPVDKDRKVCREPLADGPAPADALREPCSAQDPHPQASTASSTLGPHSPEPLGVCRSPPPPCSPMLEASDDEALLVC
- the LRP3 gene encoding low-density lipoprotein receptor-related protein 3 isoform X3, with product MEKRAAAGLEGAPGARAQLAVVCLVNIFLTGRLSSAVPALAACSGKLEQHTERRGVIYSPAWPLNYPPGTNCSWYIQGDRGDMITISFRNFDVEESHQCSLDWLLLGPAAPPRQEAFRLCGSAIPPAFISARDHVWIFFHSDASSSGQAQGFRLSYIRGKLGQASCQADEFRCDNGKCLPGPWQCNAVDECGDGSDEGNCSAPASEPPGSLCPGGTFPCSGARSTRCLPVERRCDGLQDCGDGSDEAGCPDLACGRRLGSFYGSFASPDLFGAARGPSDLHCTWLVDTQDSRRVLLQLELRLGYDDYVQVYEGLGERGDRLLQTLSYRSNHRPVSLEAAQGRLTVAYHARARSAGHGFNATYQVKGYCLPWEQPCGSSSDSDGGSAGDQGCFSEPQRCDGWWHCASGRDEQGCPACPPDQYPCEGGSGLCYTPADRCNNQKSCPDGADEKNCFSCQPGTFHCGTNLCIFETWRCDGQEDCQDGSDEHGCLAAVPRKVITAALIGSLVCGLLLVIALGCAFKLYSLRTQEYRAFETQMTRLEAEFVRREAPPSYGQLIAQGLIPPVEDFPVYSASQASVLQNLRTAMRRQMRRHASRRGPSRRRLGRLWNRLFHRPRVPRGQIPLLTAARPSQTVLGDGFLQPAPGAAPDPPAPLTDTGSPRVARDGPPSAPSHAPEVGPSGPPLPSGVRDPQCRPVDKDRKVCREPLADGPAPADALREPCSAQDPHPQASTASSTLGPHSPEPLGVCRSPPPPCSPMLEASDDEALLVC
- the LRP3 gene encoding low-density lipoprotein receptor-related protein 3 isoform X1; translated protein: MEKRAAAGLEGAPGARAQLAVVCLVNIFLTGRLSSAVPALAACSGKLEQHTERRGVIYSPAWPLNYPPGTNCSWYIQGDRGDMITISFRNFDVEESHQCSLDWLLLGPAAPPRQEAFRLCGSAIPPAFISARDHVWIFFHSDASSSGQAQGFRLSYIRGKLGQASCQADEFRCDNGKCLPGPWQCNAVDECGDGSDEGNCSAPASEPPGSLCPGGTFPCSGARSTRCLPVERRCDGLQDCGDGSDEAGCPDLACGRRLGSFYGSFASPDLFGAARGPSDLHCTWLVDTQDSRRVLLQLELRLGYDDYVQVYEGLGERGDRLLQTLSYRSNHRPVSLEAAQGRLTVAYHARARSAGHGFNATYQVKGYCLPWEQPCGSSSDSDGGSAGDQGCFSEPQRCDGWWHCASGRDEQGCPACPPDQYPCEGGSGLCYTPADRCNNQKSCPDGADEKNCFSCQPGTFHCGTNLCIFETWRCDGQEDCQDGSDEHGCLAAVPRKVITAALIGSLVCGLLLVIALGCAFKLYSLRTQEYRSRAAQPCRPLPTASRAFETQMTRLEAEFVRREAPPSYGQLIAQGLIPPVEDFPVYSASQASVLQNLRTAMRRQMRRHASRRGPSRRRLGRLWNRLFHRPRVPRGQIPLLTAARPSQTVLGDGFLQPAPGAAPDPPAPLTDTGSPRVARDGPPSAPSHAPEVGPSGPPLPSGVRDPQCRPVDKDRKVCREPLADGPAPADALREPCSAQDPHPQASTASSTLGPHSPEPLGVCRSPPPPCSPMLEASDDEALLVC